TTGTGTTTCTTCTTGATGACTTGCAGTAGGTTGAGTTGTATCATCCTCTAAAGAGAGCATAAGCTTCAACTCTGGCTTCAAACGCTGATACTTGGTACTTAAAAGGGGGTACCACTGTGCTCTCTGAAAAAAAGTAATATGACTACATTGTGGTAAAATTCAAGCGTCAAATAAAAGGTTACTGTGTGCAGACACACTACAACACAAGTTCAAGAACAagtattaacccattgacgagtaaagtcgtctggcgttaaaaaagagtaaaatactaagtctggccggtttaggccggtttggacatcaaagggttaatagattcagtgagtgattaagaGACAACTTAAATACGCATTATTGTCACTATCCATAGAATACAAAGGAGTCATTATAAAGAAAGTACATTCTGTACTGATGTTCATTCTGCTTCAACAGAAAttggaagtaaaattttctGGTGTtgaacagagtaaaatctattagtgttaagtctcactcttaATACTCAGTAGGTGAAATGAAGACAATTTTAAGGAGAGTACCAATCACTAATTCATCAATGATTGACATGAGATTGGTCAACAGTACTTACAGCAGACTTTAACTGTGCTGTCCTCAAGTCCAAGATCACATAGCCAACAGGTTCTTTCTGTGATGTGAGTGTGTCCAATGCATAGCACTATAAAAAGGATGTGAAGGACTGCGACACTACTTAAAATTTAATAATCTGGTCGCTTGAAAAGTCACTTTGTCATGGAAAACTTGATAACTTTTGGCAGCTCTGTTGATTGGTGATAGATGTATATGATAGTACTAACTGTCCCAGAGACTAGAGTCAAAGCATCATATTGCATACAtgtgcaaaaaataataataaactaggGATACAGGTACATACAATTCTAATCTGAAGTGTAGACTGGAGGCAGATAGTAGGAAGTGACAATGAAGGAAGCTTAGCCACATTATTCATTCTCACCTGGATTTTGATTGGTGTTCTTTGCAACCGATGTTGGTGCAAAGATTTTTTGCTTAGTTCCCATGCAAGTTCAGTTGTAAATGTGGGACTCTCCAAGTGATCAATAGGGTCAGTTACCAAGATTTCCCCATCAAACTTTGTTTCCACAAGAATCTTGTGTCGAGGACGTTTTGGAAATCTTCGTCCTGTTGATGATAAATTTATAAATAAGATTTCTATAGCGCCTTTTCCCTTTAGCCAAGGGTgctttacaataacaaaaagaaaattgaaaattgataaTTAGTTTAAATATGAAATAATAATCTTATCAAAGGAATATATTTTGGGAACTCAATTCACAACGAAAGCTATCTTTAACATACGAGTCCTTTTTTTCCCAGAGTTCCCTGCTGgcagaggtttttttctttttgctttcgcAGGGTAATGTCAGCCAAGCAAAAGCAAATCGAAAGAGACCTCCGCTAGCAGGGAAATTCCGGAGCAGTTTCATAAAATAAGCAGATTCAGCGTACACATCAGTAAAGGCAGAGTTAAAATGGCTTATTTGATTTGTTTAAGGCACAAAATATGAGACGTAAACCCACGGCGCAGAAAAGATTGGAAACTTGGTCCGGAAACTTtcatttttattataattatatatatgtaAGTGAAATAATTGAAGAGTTCGTTACCGGAAAACGTACCTTCAAGAACAGAGACAACCACAAGCATCGCTTCACTAAGTCCCATCTTGAAATAATCGATTGACTAGAAAGCCGATGCAGGCGGAAAAATAAGAGATAAGTTACATTTTATACGGACTGTCCGACaccttaaattaaattaaaagtccgccatttttttcaaaatgttagtttttctgtcatgtaaGCAGAAGTGTAACAAACCATGAATTCCAGGCCTTCTCGTCCACTTGAGCATAAAGGGACGAGAAGAGACGAGAAGTGGGTTGTAAGTTccaagacaaaacaaaataaaaacaatgcaaaatatTGGCTAATTGCCACGGTCCGACTTTTCTCTCCTCTGTTGCCTGTTTTTGCTAAACgcatatgcaaataagtggacgggtattctagaatctacAGCTTAAGGATAATTTTCTTACTAACAGAGAGGGTAGCACAGGGTCGACATCGAAATCTAGGGTAGAAACACTGAAGCATTCGCCAATGCTTCCTTTGCTTCGACCATGCTTCTAGATTTGACTTAAATTTACTCatttttatccttttttttttcaatttccggTACTTTTAGATTTAGTCGTGCACAGCACTGTTCTTTTCGTTCCCCACGTTCCCTCCCCATCCATTCAAAGAAGGCCAGTAGTCCTTATTTAACTTTCAACATGGCGGTCGAGTTTGCCAACGTAAACGACAGTTCCTCTTGTCATTGCTTTTCCTTCCAATTTTATACAGATCGCTATCAGTCGATCTGCTGTCGAAAACTCGTTGAAGGTTGCAGTTCCTATAACTCTTATGCAAATGAGGTCATCAAGACTTTGCCTAGCAACTGCCATTTCATTGAATCTTGTGAATTGTTAATCTTATACCGCTTGCTGTGGACTGCGCACTTCAAACTCTAAACGGACACAAGCCATTGTCTTTCTCAAACTACAGAAAATAATTAACGCCTTGATTGCAAATCTTCTGAACGGCAAGCTTAAAAAATTACCTACGATATGGCAAAGTTGCGTTGTGCGAAAGAGGTTTTCAGGTGACGAAGGATCATGTGAAGGATAATTTAAAAGTTGCCACGGAAGATTATGTATAAACTTCGATCCTTAGAAAGTTCACATTTGTCTCaggaattgcaatttttttcgaTGCTTTATATTGGGTCGTAATTGAATTGCCATTGTCCTAAATTGAATCAAAAGTGGAGCTCCAGTGATCTCTCtacatatataattatattCCTCATGGCCCAAAGATCTAAAGGTGACCGCGAGAATTTGGATATCAAATCAAAACTTTCTCGGAAGATCGCAGAACTCACCATGGTCATTCACTTATTATTTACAAGAAATCACGAGCGAGAGGTGGAAATAGAAGCTGTAAAAACAGCATACGAACACGAGATTGGCGTCGTTTGTGAGGAAGCTAAAGGGAAAATTTCGTGGTTGGAGGGACAGTTGGATGAACTGGAGAAATTTCGTGTTTTGCTCGACCTGAAGAGCTCAGAGAACGATAAAGACAAACAGCAGataaaagaacttcaaaacaaGGAAGCAGAATTAATTAAGATTTTGGAAGGCAAGGATCAGTTGTTAGGAATGGCTGAGAAGCAGATAGTCGAGTTAAAAGAGCAACTAATGAGCAAGCTCAAAGCTGATGATGAGCAAATTGCAGTTTTAACAACTGAGTTAGAAAGTACGGAAAAGGAAAAcagtactttaaaagaaaaactaaaggcGAAAAcggacaaaattaaaaaagttgaaagccAAGTTGAAAATCTTCAGACTAAAATAAAGACATTACAGGAAGAGCTTCACGATGCTTTGCAAAAAAAACAGAGACTTGAAAACAGCATAAATGGACTGGAAAGTGATTGGCAAGATGAAATTGATAATCTTACTCACAGAATAAAACAGTACATGTCACAGCAGCATGAAGACCAATCAAGAGCAGAAAAGTTAGAATTAAAGAATAAACAGTTAATTCAGCAAGTTAAAGAACTGGAAAGTGATAAGAACCAACTTGAATACAAAATCCAACAATATATTGATGAGAGAAATAAGAGGAAAGACACGAGGAGATCACCAAGACCAGTCCCAAAGGGAAGCCCTGAAGTCCCACGGACAACACCTGCCTTTGATGTGGGTCAAGTGTTAGGCTTTCCCGTTGtccaaagttttttttatgttgtcTCTTGTGGCTGCCTTGAATCTGCTATTTACTTTCCTGTGAAAAAAAACCTCTGCCACCAAATGACTCTCTGTGATTGGCGACATGACAGCCTGCCTGTCAGTCACGAACAACACTGGATAAGACAGGGCTTCTTCCTTGGCAGAAGAGGTTTATGTTGCAGGGAAACAAAATTGCAGCAATCAAGACAGCTGTAAAGAGACCACAAGGCAACAAGATTAAAAACCTCTCCAAGTCACTGAGGTTGTATTAACTAAAGCAGCATTTAGGCAATGATGTTTTTTGGACTGACTCATGCATAGCACCTCAACCCTGACCAAATTCCAAGCGCGGTAAATGGCTCATCATCCATCCTTTTTGGCTCATCATCCAGTAGGTTAGAATAGCTTTCTTGGTGAGCCAGCTTAGCTTTAGACCGATGAACTGAACCTCCTTTTTCCTCATAACTTGAAGATAAATAGACTAACggggaaattttaatttaagagTCATAAATAATAATTAGGTTGGTTATACCCAGGCACAGTCTTCATAATTTTACTTCAGACCAAAAGGTATTATTCCCTTTTTCCCCAAAACATGAATAGATGTACCCTTTTgctaatatttattattttcttctgCATTGGAGGCAAAGGCAGTGgtaaaatgtttaatttgtttgattgtatttcGTTACATGTTTCTTTCAGAGGGATGATGAACTTGAGCGTCTTCGGAGGGAAGTGCAGCGGTACCGACTGGAACTTAGTAACAGAGAGTCAAGTTTCAACAGAATGTTCACAGATCATCAACCTGTCATAGTTGAtggaaaaacaaggaaaataacGGGTCTGATGCATGATTCAGTAAGTAgcttttgcttaaaaaaaaaagagttgctTTTCAAATCTAATGACTTCCCTACTAGCAGAGGTCTCTGACAGGGCAAGATCAGAAAGGTAATAAAATAGTCACTCAAGATTGTTATGGGTTGGTGTTAAAGGATCTTAGTGTTGTTATCCATTGTGACCCCTCCatcttattaattttttccttttaattctATTTTACAGTCCTTCCCCAATTTGAGCGGTGTTCATGCTCGGAAAAGAAATCCACATTTGCCAGCTCTTGGTGAACAGAGGATCAGTAATAGTGCACATCCCCAATTTCACGGACTTTGAATCCAAAGATATTTTAGTATATCtgtaaaatcaaaatgcttAAAATAATGAGTAACTGTTTTAAAGTCAGGCAGTAGTTAAATCTGTCAACTTCTAATACTGGTTTGAATATAATCCAGTGAAGTGCCTCATGGTGAAACTTCTTCTTACAACTGCAGTCAACTTGTTCCACTTCTTTAGTGAAGTTTCCCCACCTAAAAAGAGATATGCTCTAGGGCAATACAATGCCGTGTAGTCTTCTCTGATTCCTCTCTACTTCATGCAGATTACATGGTTAATTACCAGTAATGATTAAGATTTAATTAtagggaggcagtgtggtccagtggtaaGGGTGTTGGGTTTGCACACGGTTGCCAAcgtctggtttggatttgtttccagttgtaccggattcaactctaccacactttgtaaatagccaactggtgcctcctgccagttggatTCTTAATTATGTTTCTGTTTTAGTTTGAATATTGCCTCTTTCAAAatttattaaaagtggggtgcctgtgaactagcttgatagctgaGGTGTACAGTGTGTTTTACAGTATACAAAGCAACTTATCTCAAACAAATACCTCATAATTCTGCCACATAAGAAATAAAAGGAACAGTATTATCAATGACTAACTAATTGAAAATTTTGATCTTTGGATTTACTTTTGTTGTCCCTCAGTGCAGGATCCTTGGAATTGGAAAAAATGTGACTTGTTGTCAGCGAAGGTCTTGGGATGACCTTGACATTGTGGCTACACAAAAGTTCTGTACTGAGAGAACAAGGAAGTGGCTGAATTTATTTCATACCATGCAAAGATCATGAAAATGTATACATCggtacaatgtataataaaactaTTGGTACATGTTTTCAAGAGCTCTAAAAAGgagtttttctttgcaaaaaggaaaactctACTTTGTCGGGACTTGCTCGCCAAACTAGCCTGCAAACACAGATGTATGGGGAGAGAAACAACAGCCGGTAATACCTCTGCGTTCGCACGCTTATAGCCAAACAAACCATACAATAATCATTGtccaagaaaattaaaaataacaataatcaccAATAACTGGTGATACCAGCCAATGTTTGAGGGCTTGGTACATTGACTCAGCCCACACTCCTTTAACCTGTCACAAGGGTAGCATTTTACCTCAAACATATGAACATCTAATTGGAAAGAAAGGATGCTAATCAGTGAATATGAAAGGACTCTTGTCTTACCCTCAGATTATCCCGGATGAACACACCGACACTTGTGTCAcattcattattttgtaaaccTGAGAAGCATCAAACCATGTCACATAAATCTAACTGCAATCCTTGTTCACTTTTAGTCTTGAGCCAGGGAGTATTTTTGCAGAGgttgaaaacaagcaaaacaatCAGATTTTGAACCTCGTATagaaaaattaatgatgttCTTCATTGGAGTCTTGATAGTGAATgatgaataataatatttattactgTCATCTTGTTTAATGTAGGGGCTGTTATCTCTCAGATTTCCTTCTTGAACTTCTAGTGTTAGCGTCTGTAAGCTCTTTTGTGTCAAAATCTGTTCTTTGTAAGTTGTAAAGAAGATTCCTTTTCTCCAGAGTGTCTACAAAACTAcaagacaaaatattttatttcaattcCATCACTATTTCATCGACATAATTTGAATATTTGAGTTTCACCTTGTTGGGTGAAGCATCACACAACAGGGTGAAGATCCAACAATATTGATGGTATGCCCTTTGCAAGGACAGGCCACAACATGCGGAAGGAACCCCATGCCTCACGCTTTGACAATACTGGCTGGGTTCTTTCTCATCTCTCGGAATTTATGAACAAGGTTTGTGAGGTAAGACTTGGAAAGTCCAGCCATTTGTAGGTTttgttacaaaggcagcataaCTTTTATTTTAAGACCCCAAGTTATAATTCTGATGaccaggctccagttgttcaaacgatggatagcactatccatgggataaatcactatccactggataactcaattggttttgctagtgtttatccactggatagtgatttatccggtggatagcccTATCCGTCGTTTggacaactggggccaggattTGAACCAATGACCTCTTGCATGGTACATGCACTCCAATGCTCGAACAACTTAGCAGTCAATCAACATTTTAATTACCTtccaagtttttccttgacacaATCAATGCCTCGTTGCATAGTATCTATTTCCTGGAGTCATAAGTGAAAAAAGCAAGATTTCAACAGCTCACAAAAAACAAAGTTTCCCAATTTCTTTTACATAATAATGCAGAAAAGGGAACAGGTGACTTCAAACTGTTACAGTATTACTAAGACTGAATACTGTCAGTTATCTTGAAGTTAGCATGAAGCCAATAACAAAGTGGTTGTAAACTTCACACAATATGCCATGGATGTAATATGCTGAAATACCCTCACAAAGGCCTTGTTCATCAATAACAATTTAGACAATCACCTCTTGCAGCATTTCTTCCCTCGCCTCAAGGTCGGCAATGTCATCTTCGTACTTACCATTAGCAACTTTGCTACCCTGAAACAAACAGTTGACTTAATGTCAGTGGTGAAACTGACCAAGAGTAATAGTATTGTATATAGTCACTCCAAATATTAGAGAATTAGTGGTACATTCTGATgagcttaactgctgaataccccatCTCTTTTTTCCATGCAAATAAAATCTATTGTATTCTGTCTGTTGTTTCTTCAAAGAATGCTGTCAAAGGCTAATGAAGGTGGGCAAGAtattcagcagttactcccTGGTCGGAGTTGTTCAAAGgccagataactttatccagtggatggaTCACCATCAAGAGTATAAAATATACTCACATACACCTTTACTTAAATGTGCTATAcatattcatattctcgattatGTGAGCAAATAAAGAGACCTTGCACATATTGAAATTGTCatatagtgatttatccaccataatttaattattgtatttgaGCTGAGGGGCTAATGAAACCATCTGGATTTCGAGTTTTTTGCCAGTATGAACTTAATGACCATAACAGATTAGAGAAAGCGTTACCCTCAACCCCGCGAAAGTTAATGCCTCCAACAACTCTTCCTACACAGGTTCATGCAATCCCTAGCCTTCACTACTTGTTATCTTTGTGGTCTTCACCTCTGGTTTGGCAGCTTCCTTATGTCCACAATGCAGCTCTATATTCCTCATAACTCTATCTCTCATCTGCCTCTGCTTTGTTTGGTAGGCATCGTACAATGTCCTCACATCTTTATGTTCTCTAATATTAATATGTAAACCTTCACATAGAATATTCTTCCTGTTTTGAGTTAAATTTGCATGAAATTAAAGATCTTCTTTTAAGGCTTATATGCAAGTAAGTGgacgggtattctagaatccaGCCCCTTTTAACACTTACTGATATTTTCTGGGAAAAAGGCGTTTCAATTCATCTAGCGTGTAGCAATTGTTGACATCAGTGTTAAGTAAGAAATCAGTAAAAAGTTTCCGATAGTCACGCTCATTGCAAGCcgccattttttgaaaaaatgtgacCGTATGAGGTCTGGGTACGAAATCATTATCATTTGCACCCCACCCTGCTGGAAAGGTCATGGATCGACTTCATTACGGGGTGGCAGAGTCTCCAAAGTGTTGTTTATGGGGAGACAGGACGAGGTATATACTCCATACGAAACTCTATGCACAGAGGTTCGAAAGGCTTGATCCAATCCAAAATTTAGCAGTAGTTTGGGTAATTTCTGGGGTAAaatcatcctcggagacccaggggcagttagtgGGGGCGGGAAAAAGTCTAAACTGGCGAGGAAAAAAATCGGGCGAAGAAAAGTCAAGAACGAAAATTGGAGCTCCTATTTTCGTTCTTGACTTTTCGTCGCCCGATTTTTTTCCTCGCCCGTTTAGACTTTTTCCCGCCCCCACTAACtacccctgggtctccgaggatggggTAATATATACTGGTAGTGTGACACAAAGTAACAAAACCTACAAATTGTTGAAGATGCAAAATTTTATTACATAATTTACATGTTACTTAATAGGACACTTTAAAGGTATTTACAATAGAACTTTCAACTGAAAATGGTATTCATTTTTTCAGCTATTGACAACAATGGTGTTAGTCTATGTGCATCTTGACAGATAAATCATAATATATATCAAGGCACCTGATCAGTTATTTTGATACACAAACAAATGTCAGATATCTACAATATTTTATGGGTCTTCAACCACCATCATTGCCACAAAGTCTTTATAAAACACAATTCCCTTGTCTGGATCAACAGCTGCAGAGAGCATTTCCTCCATTTCTTCCTGTGTAAAAGGTTCcccttgaaaataaaaatgaaaagagTTTACGTTTATTGTAAACTTCACTTCCGCAGTCTTGACAACATTTGAGACCATTTTGACTAATTATAATTTAGAAATCTTATTCTTTTATCAGTTGCTATTTTGCTGTTCATCGTCACTTGAATTTCCTGCCAGCAGAGGTTTCTTTCTTTGCGTCAACTGGACTGACTagagagacctctgccattggTTGAAACTCACTGTATTGTCCGAGCATGGGTGGAGGATACTTAGCGACCAAATCCTCACATGATATTTCACACGTTGTGCGGGcgcacttaacaacagcggaattactgtaaaggaatgcacgAGACACAGTGGGCTCAACTCACAGTCAGCAAATATATCACCAGGCATGAGTTTTGACCAGTGCTGTCCAAGGTCATGGACTGTATTTGGATCAAAGTTTGTTTCAGCCCATGGCAGAGGTCACTTTTCCtgcactcgtcagcccagcaaatgcaaaaaaagagaGCTAGACCTCTTCTAGCAGGGGACACTTGCATAATTAACGACTACTCAAGATTTTGTGTAGATGTTGTAGTAAAAGTGAAACACCATAAAACGAATGGAACAATACTAAAAGATCTTCTGGGTTATTTTAAGTTTGTAGGCCCTTGGCTTCTGCATGGCAGGGAGAATGAAATAATTTCCTGAGACACCAAGGACATTGAAGTGTAAAATGAGAGCAACACAAACAAGTGAAACAGCTTTAGTGCCAAAAATTGTTTATGATATCCTGTAAGAATTTTTAGGATTTATTAAATGCACATTTGAATTGCAAATGCCACCTAATGCAACCTAATGCCCCAAACAGATGTTGCCTAAATGATGGAAACCACTCTTTataacaatagtaataaaaATCCAATTCAACATAACACTTGAGAAAGAGTTTTGACTCTTTTATTTGCCTAATGTTGAAGGTTGATggtgaagtaaaaaaaatgacgatgatgataataataatgataataataataataataataataataataataataataataataataataataataataatatagcccTTAATTCTACTTCCCTTTACACTTCCAAGGCAACTAAAACTGCACAATTTGCAGTACATTTAATATACCCACAGGCCAAGTATAAAAATAGTTAAGGTGGTATAATATTGTACATGAGTTTGAtaaaaaactaattaaattGGTCATGGTCATAACTAGAGTTTAAGGACACTtgtataaaaaaggaaaaaatatgaTGATACCTTCCTCACACATATATTTGGTAAGTTCTTCTGTTGTAAGGTAGCCTCTATTTTCTTGATCTAAAACTTCAAATGCTTTCATTATTTGGTcttctgttgctggtttgtacCTATTGAAAAAAAGACTTTTCTCAAGGTACATCTTTTCACTAGTTTAATAAAGCGCTTCCTGTCCCTAGAGAATAATGTTTCTTGCCTTTGTATTGACAATTAAaggaaaagggggggggggtaagcAAAAAGCATTGCAAATGCAACTCCAAACCTGATTTTTGGATCATGAAAATATTTTAGCATAAGGCAATTGCAACAGCTTATAAACCGCAAAGTGGTGGTAGCACCCGCAATCCACAAACTGGTGTGTCTTGGGTTTGATTCCTCAGATGAGTTGATCTTTTGGTTCTCTACCCTTCTCCAAgaagtttttctctgggtattcTGGTATTCCCCTCCATCTAAATTACTATCATTAatggcaataataattattattactaggaGTTTCAGTGAGAAAGTAAGTGCTGGCGTGGAAACTGGGAGCagtgactggtattttttttttaaaacagctgcaaatttttgaagaaagaggATACTGGAAATGTGCgttaaagtatttaaaaagcgaagaaaggtgtgcatatctTTAGCATGAGTCGCAGGCATTACTATTTTATAAGCAAAtggataatttcaaaaaaaatggcatgtcacttcattctttgaatttaaacttctgttctcaaatttctggccccttttcagcaaaagagtatcttttgagaaatgctgagcATAGTTGAGCaaatgtcaatttaaatttattgtcgtGCTTGAGAATAGACTGGGAACAGTCTCTTATTTTTCAATGACACAGTTGAGCGCGCGATTGCATGACACGCCCCGTTTtcaccactaatttgcataaaataataatttcactcgtcgtGCATGGCTCTGAGGAAATAAGGACGACTGCTCGTGGTCTAGCTCGGGAACTGATTTTCACTCAACGGTTGAAGAagttgaagaacaatttgacGCGGTGGTCAAAGACTGAACATATACGGTTTAAAGATGATCAATGACGACCCACTGGAAAAGTACTCGACTTGAAGGCTGTGACTGTAAGATTCCCTTCCACGACGTGTACGTGACTTATTTCGGGTATCAATACCCCGGATAATAGACATGACCCACCACAATCGACTGGCCATGCTTCCGatcttacattcaaattttgatttttttggctaaaaaCAAGAATAGTATGCTGCCTCGCTAAAGCTCACCagcaattattatttaattgaGTTCGTCTGCTTTAATTTGATTTGCAGTCTCCCACATTTAGAAAAGTAGCAGTGTTTGGATGAATATCGAATATATCTTTTCATGAAAATTTTTATTACTCAAATGTCCAACCACAAGAAAAGAGACACCTTTGTTAAGAAAGTCTACGAGGCATTGTTTGGCCCATAATTTAATCAATAGATTACAGGTATTGTCACTATTAATAACATCTTTACATTTGAGGTGAGTGATTATCAGTTATTCTTGAGTGGACCAGAATGATTAAATGATGAAGCCTAACCCTGACTGctgaaccggccatacttagtattttactctgtctaatgctagacgattttactcgtcaatggggaaccctctGGGAGTCAATGGTCAAAGATTTTAATTTATGAATGTCAGTATAAACAAAAGATAAATtccctgctttttttttttatttgaaaggaACCTCCTctccaacccccccc
The sequence above is a segment of the Montipora foliosa isolate CH-2021 chromosome 2, ASM3666993v2, whole genome shotgun sequence genome. Coding sequences within it:
- the LOC137992052 gene encoding uncharacterized protein MCAP_0864-like; its protein translation is MAQRSKGDRENLDIKSKLSRKIAELTMVIHLLFTRNHEREVEIEAVKTAYEHEIGVVCEEAKGKISWLEGQLDELEKFRVLLDLKSSENDKDKQQIKELQNKEAELIKILEGKDQLLGMAEKQIVELKEQLMSKLKADDEQIAVLTTELESTEKENSTLKEKLKAKTDKIKKVESQVENLQTKIKTLQEELHDALQKKQRLENSINGLESDWQDEIDNLTHRIKQYMSQQHEDQSRAEKLELKNKQLIQQVKELESDKNQLEYKIQQYIDERNKRKDTRRSPRPVPKGSPEVPRTTPAFDRDDELERLRREVQRYRLELSNRESSFNRMFTDHQPVIVDGKTRKITGLMHDSSFPNLSGVHARKRNPHLPALGEQRISNSAHPQFHGL
- the LOC137992053 gene encoding uncharacterized protein isoform X1, coding for MAACNERDYRKLFTDFLLNTDVNNCYTLDELKRLFPRKYQKNILCEGLHINIREHKDVRTLYDAYQTKQRQMRDRVMRNIELHCGHKEAAKPEGSKVANGKYEDDIADLEAREEMLQEEIDTMQRGIDCVKEKLGSFVDTLEKRNLLYNLQRTDFDTKELTDANTRSSRRKSER
- the LOC137992053 gene encoding uncharacterized protein isoform X2, which produces MAACNERDYRKLFTDFLLNTDVNNCYTLDELKRLFPRKYQEHKDVRTLYDAYQTKQRQMRDRVMRNIELHCGHKEAAKPEGSKVANGKYEDDIADLEAREEMLQEEIDTMQRGIDCVKEKLGSFVDTLEKRNLLYNLQRTDFDTKELTDANTRSSRRKSER